AcgtttctggaagaaaaagatttactGGGTCAGCTTTTTACTAATAATCTTCACCCTCCATTAAACACACGCCACGGTAAATACATGACAGGTTGAGCGGTAGAGTGCAGAGACAGCAAAGGTCTTCAGGGAACTGCTTAAGAGtataagaatatttaaaaactgcaaTTCGGTAGAGCAGCCGTGAGATTTTTAGAACATCTCTCTGCAGTTAGTTTCAGGGAATTAAATCCTCCTTTCTGTAAGCAGCCAAGCATTTCACCAACTTGCTTCCTAAGGAATCCCTGCTGCAGGATCAAACTATAGCACACAAccaagaagaaagaggaaacttaaaaaaaaaagctataatgTTTAAGTATACAGCAGCCACATTCCCCAGCTAGCCTACTGCCTTGGGTGGTCACATTAGCAGGCAAGCAAGTGGTATGCATTTGTCAAGCCCTAAGTAgtactttattttctgcctaCTCCCCACTTTCTAGAACAAGTTACTTTTCCCTGTAATAAAGCAGGTAATATTTCAAGGGATCAGGCAAAGGCAAACTCAAGACCTTTTCCCTCAGAAAGTTTACAGGGGGATCTGGCTTTAGTTCAGAGGGTTTGGTTTCCTCCTCTTCTCGTCTCTCATCCTCGAGCTCCTCACAGTTGTTATCATCTGATGGGTTGGAGATACGACTAGCGAAGACCTCTTTGTCCAAGAAAACAATAGTTTCCATGCGACGGCGACGCACACGTCTTCGTTTAAATCTTGGGGGGTTCTTCAGcccatttccatttttgctcATTGTTTCTTGatgtataatttttttaatggttcCTCGGATGGCTATGCGAGCCAGATCCTGGAGGCTGCGAACAGCCACTGGGgctaaaacaaaatgaaaaccatgaACAGATACAGAGAAATTCCCCTCAAGAGCACTCAgaggaaaagctgcatttgcTCAGATTAAATCAGGCCACTTGAATTCCCTGCTGCGATTTCGAAAACAGCTCTATTCAGCTCCTGTCAACTCCGATAAACTGTATTGTAactttccaaacaaaatttaattacGCATTTCTCTCATTAACTGGAGAGAAAGAATGGGATGAAAGAAGAGTTGTGTGTCTTGATGTCAAGTCctcacaattattttaatatacaaatcttaaagattataaaaatgtagatttaaGGACTGATACTGTGACTAGTTAATAACCAATATATTTTCCTATTGTAGATAACTAGAAGTGAAGTCTATTTAACTCTTCCACACAATGACTTCCCTATTGTGAAGTTATTTCAGCTTTGCCAAGTTGTTCTTTTACAAAACGAGTACTATTTATGCTCTTCAAAGACTGCTTCAGACTTAAGGGGTGAAGACTGGTTGGAAATCTATTGGTAAAAATAACTTTAGAAGCAAACATCAAgttattgtattaaaaaatactttccacATTAACGGCTTGGAAGACTACTGTCTTATGCATTTATATACTGGCAGCAAATAAGTGCAGAACATAATCCACGCAGtacaaaaaaagtaatatacTAATGTATACATCtatatgctaaaaaaaaatcaaaaccatctTCAAGTGAAAAGCAAGCATTCTTGTGATCTGGATGAATCTGGATGAAGGAATCAGAAAAAAACCCAGCATGTAATAAATGCAGGTCTCTCTACAAAGACACCATAAAAAATATGCTCAAACACATTCTTAGTGGACTTTATGGTACTGTACGGACTGCTTACTGAGGTGCTTTTTGTCACACAAAGACACCTTTCCAGAATAAGAACAAAGCCTGACTAATCTCTTCATGAGTATCTTTGTCTTCATGCATTCTTAAGAGGCCTCTCTACAACACAGTCTTAATCTGAAGATTGAGGCCATTGCATATGACTGCATTTCAAACAACGAACCAGGAATTGCACAATTTACTTCTCTCAAGTGTTCCGGGTTCAGGATTACTCTTAACTGCTGGGCAGTGAGAGCCTTTGGGTAGGGGATGTTTGTTCACAGGTACTGCCCATGTATTTTCCATCACCATGGCACAGTGCCTGAGAACTGTGACAGTACATGATTCCAGACTGAAAGATGTCTGAACATGCAAAGACAATGACCAAATACCCCATGAAGCTTAGGTACAATTTCACAACAGGTCATTTatatttagaattttaattATGCAATTCTGATTCTAGCAGCAGATAGACTCCAAGATAGACTGGGATCCAACAGAGGAGTCTTAAAGACTGTTCAAAGAAGGAAGCAGATGGAGTAATTTTTATGGAAAGGATTGATAGCAATGTTAAGAACAAGGAAGCAAGATGCATCTTATGAACAAAGAGCAGACAAAATCTCCCCCATAGCCAAGGACTTTTGTACTCACGCAAGTGAACAAGCCTTGATTTTCCTGAATCTGCGTGGTTGGGCTGAATCAAAGgagcaaaagaaacagcaagaatCTTCTTGGTTTCCCAGGCAGAAGGACCAGTACGAGTTATCTTAGTTAACTAAACCAAAACAaggatgttatttttctgtgtgtgaactaattagattttttaaacagaaaaaaacaactcctcTACCTGGACAAGTGGTTAAAGTACTAGAAACTGTAATAGTAAAAAATTAGATAGTAAAAGAGGgatcacttttttcccccccctccagAAAATTCAGAACTCCTGATGGGACTGGCCCCAAGTATCTTTTTCCCTTGAATATGCATATGCACAGAATATGTACACTGGCAGTTTGGGTCACCCAGCTTTCCCACTTCTCTCCCAGTTCTGAACCAAAAGAAGCGGTAAGAAGTGCAAACTGAAGGAAGAGCTATTGActgaaatcagaattaaaaGTAACTGGAAGAAGAACATGAGTAGAAAGGCACTCAACCTTCTCTTCTAGAGGCATGACAAGAATTCCCCCAACTTTCAACAGGTTCTTCATGTAGTCTTCGTGTTCCTTCTGTACTCCAGCACCACAGTAAACACGGTCATACTGAGTACAGTCCGGGGAAATCTCTAAACAATTGCCGGTAACAAATGACGGCTCACAAAattcaaatctgaaaattaagaagATTGTGTATCATACAGGAATATTACAATATATCAAATGAATTACTTTCATGattctggaaaaaatgagaatgaagaatactcaaaaaaatgtttcatggcATTTTTCCTCCCAAGCCCTTGTATTCTAGGGATTGCCAGAACAGACCACAGCTGGAAATCCTGAAACCACAAAAACCTTAAGGTGAGAACTCATAGATAAAAATTTCCAAAGGGTATTGATGCAAGATTTCACACCTGATTTGCATATAACTTCAGAAGTAGCTATTTTCAGTTAGCTAATGCTGACTCAGTTATAATATCTAAAGATAAACATTTGGCCTGCAATTCTAAATGTAGAAGTCTCGAGGACTACTGTACCAGTTGTTTGgcattttcaaaaccttttatATGGTTTTCAGATGTTCTGGGGAAGCTTGATGCTTCAGAAATATATGTGCTGAAGCCAATGGGAGCTTTGCCATTAGCTTCAAAAGCAGCTTGATTTCATCCTTCATAAGGAATTTTTGTCCATTGAATTTCTGATTTAGTTTAGAAGCAAAACGAGTAATTTTATGAcgcttctgtttttcttacatGCTCTAATCTACATAAGCTTTAAGCTCTACATTTCAGAGCTGACCTTGATAGAAGTTGTAAAACATATCCATTTTTCTACCAGCATCTTGAGAGGCACCTCAGTGTAGCACCTACTTATTCCTAAATACTTCCtgaagctttttgcttttgccaAGCATGCTAGACATTCCTAGCAGCTGGCTAACAGTTCCTACACGAGGTGTTTTAGCAGCATAATAACTCAGCAGCCACTTCTCTCAGCAATGCCAATTTTCCAGTCATGTTGATTTCTGAATTCAGCTGACTTTTGCTTTTACTTGtctggagagaagagaaaagcctCCCTTAAAAACACCTGTTCAAACAATAGCAATGTGACTCTCTGGGGAGGTGGGGTCATCAATGTGCAAGCACCTTCCACGCAGAAAAATTTCAGTCGGTTGCCAACATCAGGAAAATACAGCCCTTTCATCGGCAGCTTTCCAGTACTGCAGTAACAGCAATTTCAAAATGGAATAGTTTAAATTCCAGCATTTAAAGActaattttcttcctcccaCAACAAGATGACTTCCAGGTAGCCAGAGATATTTAACTTCCATGTCTGAACAAACTGTGAGACAGATCCAAAAATATGACAGCTACAACTTTCATTGCTGAGGTTGCTTTTGGCAGTGGTTATCTTGCTAGAAAGTTATTACTTTTGACAGCAGCAGAATGGATGTTGTAAGAAAGAACATAAATCAAATCCCAAGCAGCTTTAGTACTAACTTAATCACTATAAAAATACcctcctgttttaaaataccatttttcttcttctcagatAAGACACATTAGGTCACCACAAAAATCAgttcatatttttctgaataaccACGCATGCTCTCAGATCACAAACATAACTATTACTGTCATTTGTGGGTTTCAAGTTGTTACCtgcaattgcattttaaaataagcaaccCTTTTCAGCTTGTTCTAAGCTCTGCACCATCAGAACTGCTGTTGAAAACACCACAGCGATTTCtgaccaccaccaccccccaaaCACACATCAGCTTAGAAGGTCACACACTGAAGCTCAGCAAGCCTAAGGAGCCAGGATCCTCACATTACCCTGAATCCAGAGCTGCCACATGGGAGCAAGAACTGCCACGACTACAGCCAAGcacacaaaatgaaactgaacaggcATTCAACGTTCTTACTTGTCAAAGCTGTCGCTTGTTTTGATGAAGAAGTCCAATTTCTGCTTTGCATATTCAATCACATCGGAATGGAGCTCCACGCCATGGTTAACACCAAAAGGACCTGAAAATTTCGAAGAAACAGGCAACAGGTAATGCTAACAGGCAACAACACAAAATCCAGCAGAATTGAACACAGCTTCAGTCACTTCCTGTATCAGATTACTCCTTGAGTGTCAGTCAGTGCTTGTGTAGGGCCAGATGTTTTACTACTACAATGGGAAGTGCAACCCTACACTCGCAGCTCCTGTCAGCAAATAAAGGTGTTTTGCAACAGTTTGAATCATTTGGTCTTAACTACGCAGGAAATTCCTCTGGAGGACGAGAACACCAACAGTGAAGAAATACTATTGTCGTAAAACTGACCACCTAGAAAAAACCTGCACGTGTAGAATAGCCTGCATGTTTTAATAAAGCCctcagaaatatattattttataccTCCTTGTTGATATACTAAAAATCAATACATCCAAGGAAACAGGAAGAGTGACCACAAATTATACCTcaattaacaacaaaaataaattggaaaaaacagatgttaTTTATCACTCATGCTTTTTATTCAGAACTGAATTGATCACTTCAAAAATACTCCAGAAATACTTCAGGGCAAGCTGCAATTATAAGATTGTTCTTTGACACTTCGTACCTACTGTAGATGCAGTCACAAAGCCAGTTCTGATGCACTAACTGCTCTTCCACAAGCTGTTCCCACCTATATGTTGATAAGAACCAAAACTGGATCTCAGTTAACTGGCAACAAACCCAAGTTTGCGCCCAGTCCTGTGGGAATCTACTAAAGCCACCCGTGTACCttcactgctgcctgctccaaCTTGCCACAAAAATCTGGACACCATCCAGTTCCAGAAAGAAGGCTGCAAGAATCCTGATAAATTGGCCAGCTGGATTAGTGCACTGTTTACTTTactaacattttgtttcattaattGAAGAACGCTTCCctcttaaaaatcaaaaaaaacttttgaaattgGAACTAATGAAAGTAGTTAACATGATTGAAAAGGTATTTACCCAAGATGAGTCCAACCATAGAACTCAGATAGCCAGTGCCACTGCCAAGATTCAAAAACGACAGCCCAGGTTGCAGATCCAAAGCTTCCATCACCTCAGAGTAAATGCAGGGTGCTGAAAGATGAATATTTCCATGCTTCCACGCCAAGTCCTTGTAGGCATTGTCTTTGAACTCTTCCAGGTAGTAGTCTGCTCGATCAATGGCACGGAATGCCTGCT
This genomic window from Cygnus olor isolate bCygOlo1 chromosome 16, bCygOlo1.pri.v2, whole genome shotgun sequence contains:
- the PCMTD2 gene encoding protein-L-isoaspartate O-methyltransferase domain-containing protein 2, which produces MGGAVSAGEDNDELIDNLKEAQYIRTELVEQAFRAIDRADYYLEEFKDNAYKDLAWKHGNIHLSAPCIYSEVMEALDLQPGLSFLNLGSGTGYLSSMVGLILGPFGVNHGVELHSDVIEYAKQKLDFFIKTSDSFDKFEFCEPSFVTGNCLEISPDCTQYDRVYCGAGVQKEHEDYMKNLLKVGGILVMPLEEKLTKITRTGPSAWETKKILAVSFAPLIQPNHADSGKSRLVHLPPVAVRSLQDLARIAIRGTIKKIIHQETMSKNGNGLKNPPRFKRRRVRRRRMETIVFLDKEVFASRISNPSDDNNCEELEDERREEEETKPSELKPDPPVNFLREKVLSLPLPDPLKYYLLYYREK